Sequence from the Brevundimonas sp. SGAir0440 genome:
TATGCTGTCGAACGCCATCAAATTCACCCACCAGGGCTCGGTCGGCGTTGTCATTGCGGTGGACGAGGATTCCGATGGCCTGACCCAGCTGACGCTGCGGGTCGAGGATACCGGCGTCGGCTTTTCTTCCGAACACGCGGCCCGTCTGTTTGATCGGTTCAGCCAGGCGGACAGCACCATCACGCGCCGGTTCGGCGGCACCGGCCTGGGTCTGTCGATCTGTCGTTCGCTGGTCGAGCTGATGGGCGGGTGGATTTCCGCAGCCTCCACGCCGGGCGTCGGCAGCCGGTTCACCGTCGAGATCCCCCTGACGCGCGCCGCATCCCTGACCGAACACGATGCCCAACGACGCGCGCGTGCGGCCGAGGCCGATCGCCCCCTGGCGCCGCTGCGCGTGCTGCTGGCCGAGGATCACCCGGTCAACCAGCGCGTCGTGCAGTTGATCCTGGCGGCCCACGCCATGCAGGTCGTCACTGTCGCGGATGGCGAACAGGCCCTGGCCGCCTTCCAGTCCGAGACCTTCGACCTGATCCTGATGGACATGCAGATGCCGGGCATGGACGGCCTGACCGCCACCCGCGCCATTCGCCAAGTCGAGGCCGCCCGTCCCGATCAGGCTCGCACGCCGATCATCATGCTCAGCGCCAACGCCATGAGCGAGCACCGTGACCAAGCGCGCGACGCCGGCGCAGACCTGCACGTCCCCAAGCCCATCACCGCCGCCAGGCTGCTGGCCGGCATCCAGGCGGCGACCGCGTCCTGATCCGACGTTGACAAAGTTTGCCAAGCGCCCATTCTTCTTTAGAGGAGGCCGACCATGGCGACGATGAACATCTCCCTGCCCGATCCGATGAAGGCCTGGGTCGAGGAACAGGCGAAGTCCGGGCGCTACGCCAACACCTCGGACGTGGTGCGCGACCTGATCCGCCGCGAGCAGGTCAAGGCCGAGAAGATCGCCAACATGCAGCGCCTGATCGACGAAGGCCGGGCCAGCGGGATCAGCGACCGCACACCTCGACAGGTGATCGACGAATTGCGCGCCGAACTCCGCAAGACCGCCTGATCCGTGGGCTATTTGCGGCTCACCGCAGACGCGGATCATGACCTCGCCAACATCTACGTTCAGGGCGTGCAAACGTTCGGCGCGACGCAGGCCGACCGCTACATCGACGACCTTCTGCGGGCGCTCGACCGCATTCAGGATTTCCCAAAGATCGCCCGACTGCGCGACGACATCACGCCCGCCGTCAGAGCCTATATCTTCAGGTCTCATGTAATCCTCTACGATGTGGAAGACGGCGATGGAGTGGTCGTCGTTCGCATTCGACACGCCCACGAAGACTGGCTGAGCCCGGTTCAGGAGATCGACCAACGATGACCCATTCCATCCATGTCGGCATCGGCGGCTGGACGTTCGAGCCTTGGCGCGGGGTCTTTTATCCAGAGGGGTTGGTTCAGAAGCGCGAGCTGGAATATGCGGCGTCGAAACTGACCTCGATCGAGATCAACGGCACCTATTATTCGACCTTCAAGCCCGACAGCTGGAAGAAATGGCGCGACGAGACGCCGGACGGCTTCGTGTTTTCGGTCAAGGCCAGCCGCTACTGCACCAATCGCAAGGTGCTGTCCGAAGGCGCCGAGAGCTTCGACAAGTTCCTGAGCCAGGGCCTGACCGAACTGGGCGACAAGCTGGGACCGATCAACTGGCAGTTCATGGGCACGAAGAAGTTTGATCCCGAGGACTTCGAGGGCTTCCTGAAGCTGTTGCCCAAGGAGAAGAACGGGGTGCGGCTGCGGCACGCGCTGGAGGTTCGCAACCCGACCTTCGCCACCGAACAGTTCTATGACCTGGCCCGCAAATACGGCACGGCCATCGTCTATGCGGTCGATGACGAGGAGCCGACCTGGCCCCAGATCGACGAGGCGACCGCCGATTTCAGCTACGCCCGGCTGATGTCCAGCCGCGAGGACGAGCCGACCGGCATGACGGCGGCCGAGCTGGAGGCGGTGGCGGATCAGGCGAAAACCTGGGCCAAACGCGGCGAGGTCTTCGCCTATTTCATCTCGGGCGCGAAGGTGCGGAACCCCGCGGCGGCTCAGGCGCTGATCGCCAAGCTGAAATAGCGGTCCGTACGCTTGCGGACCTGGAGTCGTCCCCACATCTGAGGCCGGCTCAATGCAAAGCCTGAAGGACTATTCCAATGCCGATCGCCACACGCGCCTTCGCCGCGACCGCCGCCGACAAGCCGCTGACGCCCTACAGCTTCGAGCGCCGCGATCCGGGTCCGGACGATGTGCTGATCGACATCAAATACTGCGGCGTCTGCCACTCCGACCTGCACGCCGCGCGCGGCGAGACGGGCGGCACGGCCTTCCCCCTGGTGCCGGGTCATGAGATCGCGGGCGTGGTCAAGGCGGTCGGATCGAACGTCACCCGCTTCAAGGAAGGCGACCGCGTCGGCGTCGGCTGCATGGTCGACAGCTGCCGCGAATGCGCCTCCTGCCAGGAAGGCGTCGAACAATATTGCATCCCCGGCTTCACCGGCACCTACGGCGGCAAGGACAAGAAGGGCGGCACATCGGAAGCCATCACCCAGGGCGGCTATTCCGATCACATCACCGTCGATCAGCATTTCGTCCTGTCCATCCCCGACAGCCTGGCGCTGGACGTCGCCGCCCCTCTGCTCTGCGCCGGCATCACCACCTATTCGCCGCTGAAGGAATGGGGCGTGGGACCCGGTTCCAAGGTCGCGGTCATCGGCCTGGGCGGCCTGGGCCACATGGCCGTCAAGTTGGCGGCCGCGATGGGAGCGGAAGTCACCGTCCTGTCCACCTCTGACCGCAAGAAGGCCGACGCCGAACGGATGGGCGCCAAACACTTCCTGATCAACTCCGACAAGGATGCGATGAAGGCGGCGGCGGAAAAGTTCGACCTGATCATCAACACCGTCTCGGCCACGCACGAGATCGCCAGCCACATCCAGTTGCTGGCGCGCGACGGCACCATGATCATGCTGGGCCTGACCACCGAGGGCCTGCCGGTCTTCGCCCTGCCGCTGCTGTGGCGTCGCCGCCGCATCGCCGGCTCGCTGATCGGCGGCATCAGGGAGACGCAGGAGATGCTGGACTTCTGCGCCGAGCACGGCATCGCCTGCGACATCGAGACGATCGCTCCGGATCAGATCAACGACGCCTACGAGCGGATGCTGAAATCCGATGTCCGCTACCGCTTCGTCATCGATATGGAAAAGCTGGCCGCCTGATCGCCTAAGGCGAAGATCAACGAAACGCGACGGAGGCATGAAACTTCCGTCGCGTCAGATTCTCGCCTTGCGCGCTCGCGCTCGCACGTTAATCCTGAACCGCGACAAGGCCTTCTGAAGGGTCTGCACAGGGACAGGAGACGAGATGGCGCGCGTAGCTTTTGTGACGGGCGGGACCCGGGGCATCGGCAAGGCGATCGTTCAGCGCCTGCATGAGGACGGCTTCAAGGTCGCCGCCGGCTATTCCGGCAACGACGAGGCGGCCAAGGCCATCGCCGATGCGCTGGACGTCATGGTGGTGAAGGGCAACGTCGGCAGCTTCGACGACTGCGCCCGCGCGGTGAAGGAGGTCGAGGAACAGCTCGGCCCCATCGACATCCTGGTCAACAACGCCGGCATCACCCGCGACGGCTTCTTCCACAAGATGAGCCACGACCAGTGGTCCGACGTCATCCGGGTCAACATGGACAGCGTCTTCAACATGACGCGCCAGGTCATTAACGGCATGCGCGAACGGGGCCACGGGCGCATCGTCAACATCTCCTCGATCAACGGCCAGAAGGGTCAGATCGGCCAGACCAACTATTCCGCCGCCAAGGCCGGGATGATCGGCTTCACCAAGGCGCTGGCGCTGGAAAATGCACGCAAGGGCGTGACCGTGAACTGCATCGCGCCGGGCTATATCGACACCGAAATGGTCGGCGCCATGGACCCCAAGGTGCTGGAGGGCATCATCAGCCACATCCCCGTCGGTCGCCTGGGCAAGGGCGAGGAGATCGCCGACATGGTGTCCTGGCTGGTGGGCGAGCGTGCCGGATATGTCACAGGCTGCACACTGTCGCTGAACGGCGGTCAGTACCTGGTGGGTTGAGGCGGGCTTCGCCCAAAATCCGCCGCGCGCGGGTTTCATCAAGTCTGTCATGAAGTTGTTGGGATCGGTCAGGGCGAAAAAATCGCCACGCGTGACCGCGATGGCGGTCGCCGCCATCGCGGTCATCGGCGTGGGCGTCGCCGCGCCCGTGGTCGTCCCGACCGAAAGCCAGGCCCAGTCCCGTCGGACCGTGCCGCCGACCGCCCGCTACGTCAGCAGCAGCGGCCAGGGGTTCATTCTGGACACCTCCGGGTCGCGGCCTTTGATGCGGCTGGAGCGCTCGACCGAGGTCTGGGTCTTGCGGCCGACGCCCGCGCCGCGCGGCGACATCATCTATCGCAACGACAATGGCGATCAGGTGCTGCGCGTCACGCCTGACGGCGCGATCACCCTTTACACGACCACCGCCCCGCAAGGCTCGCCCGCCTCGCGCGTTGGCGAGGCGCCGGGCTTGGCCAGCGCGACCATGACCGGGGCCCAGTTGGTCGATTATTTCATGCGTCAGAGCTACCGCGCCAGCCAGGCGATGGGCCGGCTGATCGTCATCGACGTGGATATCCAGCCCGGCTCGGAACAGGTCGCAGCGGACACCGTCTCGGCCGCCAGCGACGCCATTGTGCGCATGGCGCGGTCCTCCAACCTGCGCGCCCAGGTCGAGCGGGTACGTCGCGTCGTCGTGTCGGATCAGGGGCGTCCGGG
This genomic interval carries:
- a CDS encoding type II toxin-antitoxin system ParD family antitoxin — encoded protein: MATMNISLPDPMKAWVEEQAKSGRYANTSDVVRDLIRREQVKAEKIANMQRLIDEGRASGISDRTPRQVIDELRAELRKTA
- a CDS encoding type II toxin-antitoxin system RelE/ParE family toxin; this encodes MRLTADADHDLANIYVQGVQTFGATQADRYIDDLLRALDRIQDFPKIARLRDDITPAVRAYIFRSHVILYDVEDGDGVVVVRIRHAHEDWLSPVQEIDQR
- a CDS encoding DUF72 domain-containing protein; translated protein: MTHSIHVGIGGWTFEPWRGVFYPEGLVQKRELEYAASKLTSIEINGTYYSTFKPDSWKKWRDETPDGFVFSVKASRYCTNRKVLSEGAESFDKFLSQGLTELGDKLGPINWQFMGTKKFDPEDFEGFLKLLPKEKNGVRLRHALEVRNPTFATEQFYDLARKYGTAIVYAVDDEEPTWPQIDEATADFSYARLMSSREDEPTGMTAAELEAVADQAKTWAKRGEVFAYFISGAKVRNPAAAQALIAKLK
- a CDS encoding NAD(P)-dependent alcohol dehydrogenase → MPIATRAFAATAADKPLTPYSFERRDPGPDDVLIDIKYCGVCHSDLHAARGETGGTAFPLVPGHEIAGVVKAVGSNVTRFKEGDRVGVGCMVDSCRECASCQEGVEQYCIPGFTGTYGGKDKKGGTSEAITQGGYSDHITVDQHFVLSIPDSLALDVAAPLLCAGITTYSPLKEWGVGPGSKVAVIGLGGLGHMAVKLAAAMGAEVTVLSTSDRKKADAERMGAKHFLINSDKDAMKAAAEKFDLIINTVSATHEIASHIQLLARDGTMIMLGLTTEGLPVFALPLLWRRRRIAGSLIGGIRETQEMLDFCAEHGIACDIETIAPDQINDAYERMLKSDVRYRFVIDMEKLAA
- the phbB gene encoding acetoacetyl-CoA reductase produces the protein MARVAFVTGGTRGIGKAIVQRLHEDGFKVAAGYSGNDEAAKAIADALDVMVVKGNVGSFDDCARAVKEVEEQLGPIDILVNNAGITRDGFFHKMSHDQWSDVIRVNMDSVFNMTRQVINGMRERGHGRIVNISSINGQKGQIGQTNYSAAKAGMIGFTKALALENARKGVTVNCIAPGYIDTEMVGAMDPKVLEGIISHIPVGRLGKGEEIADMVSWLVGERAGYVTGCTLSLNGGQYLVG
- a CDS encoding DUF4908 domain-containing protein — encoded protein: MAVAAIAVIGVGVAAPVVVPTESQAQSRRTVPPTARYVSSSGQGFILDTSGSRPLMRLERSTEVWVLRPTPAPRGDIIYRNDNGDQVLRVTPDGAITLYTTTAPQGSPASRVGEAPGLASATMTGAQLVDYFMRQSYRASQAMGRLIVIDVDIQPGSEQVAADTVSAASDAIVRMARSSNLRAQVERVRRVVVSDQGRPGVSLVQGTLRIVIDADAGIAGRPSSARIVRVVGGDALNR